The genomic interval GTTCCTTTTGTGAGCTCTGACAAACCGCGGCTGATTGAGAGCTGTGCCGTTTTGGTTGTACCGTAATGGATCATCTCCTCCGGAATGTTTACAGCCGATTCACTTGAAATAAATATGATCCTGCCCCAGTCTTTCGCGAGCATTTTGGGAAACAAGTATCTTGACAATCTTACGCCGCTCAATACATTGACCTCAAAAAATTTGAACCAGTCTTCATCTGTAATATCGACAAACGGTTTTGGCTCAAAAATACCGGCATTATTGATCAGAATATCGACTTCCGGCAAACCTTCAAGTAGTGCATTTACTTCATCAGCTTTGGAAAAATCAGCAGCTGCACCGGATACATTTGCATCCGGAATCAATTGCTTTAATTTATCGATTGCTTCATTAATCCTGGCTTCTGTTCGCCCGTTAATGATAACCGTTGCACCTTCTTCAAGTAATTTCCGGGCAATGGCAAATCCTATTCCCTGTGTTGAGCCGCTTATAAAGGCAGTTTTTCCTTTGAGTTGTAAGTCCATATTTATTTAAAAGTTTCACCCTTTCTTTAACTATTTTTTATAATCTATTTTAATATCATCAACAAAGCTCTTTTGCGAAACCATCTTTTCAACGTCTTCCGCTTTCCTTGGTGCTAAAGATGAAAGTATTTCGCATCTTTCTTTTCCAATCAGTACATCATCTTCAATTCTCACCGCAATTCCCCACCATTTTTTATCACATTTACTGCCTTCCGGAATATAAATCCCTGGTTCAACCGTAATGATCATATTTTCTTTCAACTTATCATACTCACCCTTATCATGAACATCCAGCCCAAGAAAATGGGAACATCCATGCGGATAATATAAGGTATTCTCAGTTTCATTATTCAGGATACCCAACCTTACCAAACCTTTGGTTACTACATCTCTGGCCGTTTTTTCAATCTGTTCAAATGTAGTTTCTGATTTACAAATTTTAAATACTGCTTCCTGTGCTTCGTATACAATATCGTAGATCTGCTTTTGCTCTGCCGTAAATTTCCCGTTTGCCGGAAAAGTACGCGTAACATCAGCAGAATAGCCA from Dyadobacter sp. NIV53 carries:
- a CDS encoding SDR family NAD(P)-dependent oxidoreductase, with translation MDLQLKGKTAFISGSTQGIGFAIARKLLEEGATVIINGRTEARINEAIDKLKQLIPDANVSGAAADFSKADEVNALLEGLPEVDILINNAGIFEPKPFVDITDEDWFKFFEVNVLSGVRLSRYLFPKMLAKDWGRIIFISSESAVNIPEEMIHYGTTKTAQLSISRGLSELTKGTNVTVNAVLPGPTKSEGVGEFVKQMAAAANVTPEEAEKDFFKTARPTSLLQRFASVEEIANLVTYIASPLSSGTNGSALKVDGGVAKSIM